One segment of Purpureocillium takamizusanense chromosome 7, complete sequence DNA contains the following:
- a CDS encoding uncharacterized protein (COG:S~EggNog:ENOG503P3V5~TransMembrane:4 (i89-107o169-186i221-239o245-261i)) — translation MVRQRRGGRAGAGDEPAITTTTTTTAAAAAAAAAAEPEHHDAAAAADSSSSNSSRRRDKGVEEDGMPDAELRVGGSPLRGPSWSGRTQWMMLAIASGACAAFNGVFAKLTTTGLTSSIASSIASSLGLSSAENVVEVTVRGIFFALNLTFNGVVSSNTYPPLPTPLRRHLSRLAIFIRCVWCCWLARKVSQLTQEPFLLTQMWTLFTAALAKGTSTTQVSIINTSTNFVLTALLGLAIFSEALPPLWWAGAAMLVAGNVIVGRKDESKSREGRHPPGGAADSAYSDGDVDVDASAVPAAGLVEAEALLRGEEEGVSAKEPVDEDMIDLGDLSTEADRR, via the exons ATggtccgccagcgccgcggcggccgtgctggagctggtgacgagcccgccatcaccaccaccaccaccaccacagcagcagcagcagcagcagcagcagcagcagagcctgagcatcacgacgccgccgccgccgccgacagcagcagcagcaacagcagtaGACGACGCGACAagggcgtggaggaggacggtATGCCCGACGCGGAGCTCCGCGTGGGTGGCAGCCCCCTGCGGGGGCCGTCGTGGAGCGGTCGCACGCAATGGATGATGCTAGCCATCGCGAGCGGTGCCTGCGCGGCCTTTAACGGCGTCTTCGCCAAGCT AACCACCACTGGCCTGACCtccagcatcgccagcaGCATCGCGTCCTCCCTGGGCCTGTCCTCTGCGGAaaacgtcgtcgaggtcacCGTCCGTGGC ATCTTCTTCGCCCTGAACCTCACCTTCAACGGCGTTGTAAGTAGTAACACTtaccctcccctccccactCCACTCCGCCGGCATCTTTCTCGtctcgccatcttcatccGTTGTGTCTGGTGTTGTTGGCTTGCTCGTAAAGTCAGTCAGCTGACGCAAGAGCCTTTCCTTCTGACGCAGATGTGGACTCTCTTcaccgccgcgctcgccaaGGGCACGTCCACCACGCAAGTCTCCATCATCAACACGTCCACCAACTTCGTCCTCaccgcgctcctcggcctcgccatcttctccgaggccctcccgccgctgtggtgggccggcgccgccatgctcgtcgccggcaatGTCATCGTCGGGCGCAAGGACGAGTCCAAGTCCCGGGAGGGCCGCcacccccccggcggcgccgccgacagcgccTACAgcgatggcgacgtcgacgtggacgcTAGTGCTgtgccggccgcgggccTTGTAGAGGCTGAGGCGCTGTTgcgaggagaggaggagggtgtaTCTGCTAAGGAGCCAGTAGACGAAGACATGATAGACCTGGGCGATCTCTCAACCGAGGCGGACAGACGTTAG
- the GEF1 gene encoding glycerol ethanol, ferric requiring protein (COG:P~TransMembrane:12 (i128-149o194-218i230-256o268-284i296-320o332-349i370-389o409-430i461-482o488-509i537-563o569-588i)~EggNog:ENOG503NU7S) codes for MYERGQPGWRYRLWASYDAAQGWIVVTIIGAAIGLNAAFLNIVTEWLSDIKMGYCTTAFYLNENFCCWGEDNGCPQWHRWTGFGPLNYIIYIIFATVFAFTAATLVKSFAPYAAGSGISEIKCIIAGFVMKGFLGFWTLVIKSVCLPLAIASGLSVGKEGPSVHYAVCTGNVISRLFAKYRSNASKTREILSACAAAGVAVAFGSPIGGVLFSLEEMSNHFPLKTMWRSYFCALVATAVLAAMNPFRTGQLVMFQVKYDRDWHFFEILFYIIIGVFGGLYGAFVMKWNLRAQAFRKKYLSKYAVLEATLLAAGTAIIAYPNVFLRIDMTESMEILFLECEGAEDYQGLCEPNKRFWNVVSLVLATVLRIVLVIISYGCKVPAGIFVPSMAIGASFGRTVGIIVQAMHEANPQSVFFSACKPDEPCITPGTYAFLGAGAALSGIMHITVSVVVIMFELTGALDYILPTMIVVGVTKAVSDLFGKGGIADRMIWFNGFPFLDNKEEHNFGVPVSHVMRTSVVSLPVSGMTLEEIELLLADDKYQGFPIVEDANSKTLVGYIGRTELRYAIDRLRREQPISGTCKCVFAPPPALSSVTPVTPTVTVNTDSMSSTTLDFSRYVDATPVTAHPRLPLETVLELFRKIGPRVILVEYHGKLSGLVTVKDCLRYQFKVEAAESPKDDHRILEGQEQLWGVLRRAGNWVSGRLSSASGGRIRLSGQFEDATGSGRVGGAILDGDEDVGDEGGVELESRR; via the exons atgtACGAGCGCGGCCAGCCCGGCTGGCGATATCGACTCTGGGCCTcgtacgacgccgcccagggctggatcgtcgtcaccatcatcggcgccgccattggCCTGAACGCGGCCTTCCTGAACATTGTCACCGAGTGGCTGTCCGACATCAAGATGGGATACTGCACGACCGCCTTCTACCTCAACGAGAACTTTTGCTGCTGGGGCGAGGACAACG GCTGTCCGCAATGGCATCGATGGACGGGTTTCGGGCCGCTCAACTACATCATCTACATCATCTTTGCC ACCGTCTTTGCCTTCACGGCAGCCACCCTCGTCAAGTCCTTTGCCCCCTACGCCGCGGGCTCGGGCATTTCCGAAATCAAGTGCATCATCGCGGGCTTTGTCATGAAGGGCTTCCTCGGCTTCTGGACGCTGGTGATCAAgtccgtctgcctgcccctcgccatcgcctcggGCCTCTCCGTCGGAAAGGAAGGCCCCAGCGTGCACTACGCCGTGTGCACCGGCAACGTCATCTCGAGGCTGTTCGCCAAGTACCGGAGCAACGCATCCAAGACGCGTGAGATCCtgagcgcctgcgccgccgccggcgtggccgtcgccttcggCAGCCCCATAGGCGGCGTGCTCTTCTCTCTCGAGGAAATGTCCAACCACTTTCCCCTCAAGACCATGTGGCGCAGCTACTTTTGCGCGCTGGTCGCGACAGCCGTTCTCGCAGCCATGAATCCCTTCAGAACTGGCCAGCTCGTCATGTTCCAGGTCAAGTACGACCGAGACTGGCATTTCTTCGAGATACTCTTCtacatcatcatcggcgtcttcggcggcCTCTACGGCGCCTTTGTCATGAAGTGGAACTTGCGCGCGCAGGCCTTTCGGAAAAAGTACCTGTCCAAGTACGCCGTTCTGGAGGCGACGCTGTTGGCTGCTGGAacggccatcatcgcctACCCAAACGTCTTCCTTCGCATTGACATGACGGAGAGCATGGAGATTCTCTTCCTCGAGTGTGAGGGCGCCGAAGACTACCAGGGGCTATGCGAGCCAAACAAGCGCTTCTGGAACGTCGTGTCCCTCGTTCTGGCCACGGTGTTGAGGATTGTTTTGGTCATCATTTCCTACGGCTGCAAAGTCCCTGCGGGCATCTTCGTGCCATCCATGGCGATCGGGGCTTCTTTTGGGCGCACCGTCGGCATCATTGTCCAGGCCATGCACGAGGCGAACCCGCAGAGCGTCTTCTTTTCCGCTTGCAAGCCGGACGAGCCGTGCATCACCCCAGGCACGTACGCCTTCCTGGGCGCCGGAGCCGCGCTCAGCGGCATTATGCACATCACCGTGTCCGTAGTGGTCATCATGTTTGAGCTGACGGGCGCGCTGGACTACATCTTGCCTACCAtgatcgtcgtcggcgttaCAAAGGCCGTCAGCGACTTGTTTGGCAAGGGGGGCATCGCGGACCGCATGATCTGGTTCAACGGCTTCCCTTTTCTGGACAACAAGGAGGAGCATAACTTTGGCGTGCCCGTGTCACACGTCATGAGGACCTCGGTGGTCTCTCTGCCCGTCAGCGGCATGACCCTTGAGGAAATTGAGCTCCTGTTGGCCGACGACAAATATCAGGGGTTCCCCAttgtcgaggacgccaaCTCCAAGACGCTGGTGGGCTACATTGGCCGAACGGAGCTGCGGTATGCCATTGACCGTCTGCGCCGAGAGCAGCCCATCAGCGGCACTTGCAAGTGCGTCTTtgcgcctccgcccgccctcaGCTCGGTCACGCCGGTAACGCCAACCGTGACCGTCAACACGGACTCCATGTCGTCCACGACGCTGGACTTCAGCCGCTACGTCGACGCGACCCCAGTGACGGCCCACCCGCGGCTGCCCCTGGAGACGGTGTTGGAGCTGTTCCGCAAGATCGGGCCCCGCGTCATCCTGGTCGAGTACCACGGGAAGCTCAGCGGCCTTGTCACGGTCAAGGACTGCCTCAGGTACCAGTTcaaggtggaggcggcggagagccCCAAGGACGACCACCGGATCCTCGAGGGGCAGGAACAGCTCTGGGGCGTCCTTCGTAGGGCCGGAAACTGGGTCTCGGGCCGTCTATCGAGCGCGTCGGGAGGTAGGATACGGCTTAGCGGCCAGTTCGAGGACGCCACGGGCAgcggccgggtcggcggGGCGATTTTGGATGGGGACGAAGACGTGGGCGACGAAGGGGGGGTCGAGCTGGAAAGCAGACGATAG
- the GEF1 gene encoding glycerol ethanol, ferric requiring protein, variant 2 (COG:P~TransMembrane:13 (o20-43i88-106o112-129i136-156o162-178i190-214o226-243i264-283o303-324i355-376o382-403i431-457o463-482i)~EggNog:ENOG503NU7S) yields the protein MNSQSTTFARSPHRARRPSIASRLSFAASTAEQGEAGAGASAPAERQIQEEIAEIKRYEVSRAAVISTFRVLTSMTALKDFTTIDWVQDAAREQARRKSRRKRAAGMYERGQPGWRYRLWASYDAAQGWIVVTIIGAAIGLNAAFLNIVTEWLSDIKMGYCTTAFYLNENFCCWGEDNGCPQWHRWTGFGPLNYIIYIIFATVFAFTAATLVKSFAPYAAGSGISEIKCIIAGFVMKGFLGFWTLVIKSVCLPLAIASGLSVGKEGPSVHYAVCTGNVISRLFAKYRSNASKTREILSACAAAGVAVAFGSPIGGVLFSLEEMSNHFPLKTMWRSYFCALVATAVLAAMNPFRTGQLVMFQVKYDRDWHFFEILFYIIIGVFGGLYGAFVMKWNLRAQAFRKKYLSKYAVLEATLLAAGTAIIAYPNVFLRIDMTESMEILFLECEGAEDYQGLCEPNKRFWNVVSLVLATVLRIVLVIISYGCKVPAGIFVPSMAIGASFGRTVGIIVQAMHEANPQSVFFSACKPDEPCITPGTYAFLGAGAALSGIMHITVSVVVIMFELTGALDYILPTMIVVGVTKAVSDLFGKGGIADRMIWFNGFPFLDNKEEHNFGVPVSHVMRTSVVSLPVSGMTLEEIELLLADDKYQGFPIVEDANSKTLVGYIGRTELRYAIDRLRREQPISGTCKCVFAPPPALSSVTPVTPTVTVNTDSMSSTTLDFSRYVDATPVTAHPRLPLETVLELFRKIGPRVILVEYHGKLSGLVTVKDCLRYQFKVEAAESPKDDHRILEGQEQLWGVLRRAGNWVSGRLSSASGGRIRLSGQFEDATGSGRVGGAILDGDEDVGDEGGVELESRR from the exons ATGAACTCACAGTCGACGACGTTTGCCCGCAGCCCGCaccgggcccggcggccgtcgatAGCATCGCGCCTGTCCTTTGCCGCGTCCACGGCTGAGCaaggcgaggccggcgccggcgcgtctGCCCCCGCCGAGCGCCAGATCCAGGAAGAGATTGCCGAGATCAAACGATACGAGGTGAGCAGGGCTGCCGTCATCTCGACGTTCCGCGTGCTAACCAGCATGACCGCTCTCAAGGACTTTACAACGATAG ACTGGGTCCAAGATGCGGCGCGCGAGCAGGCGAGGCGCAAATCGCGCAGGAAacgcgcggcgggcatgtACGAGCGCGGCCAGCCCGGCTGGCGATATCGACTCTGGGCCTcgtacgacgccgcccagggctggatcgtcgtcaccatcatcggcgccgccattggCCTGAACGCGGCCTTCCTGAACATTGTCACCGAGTGGCTGTCCGACATCAAGATGGGATACTGCACGACCGCCTTCTACCTCAACGAGAACTTTTGCTGCTGGGGCGAGGACAACG GCTGTCCGCAATGGCATCGATGGACGGGTTTCGGGCCGCTCAACTACATCATCTACATCATCTTTGCC ACCGTCTTTGCCTTCACGGCAGCCACCCTCGTCAAGTCCTTTGCCCCCTACGCCGCGGGCTCGGGCATTTCCGAAATCAAGTGCATCATCGCGGGCTTTGTCATGAAGGGCTTCCTCGGCTTCTGGACGCTGGTGATCAAgtccgtctgcctgcccctcgccatcgcctcggGCCTCTCCGTCGGAAAGGAAGGCCCCAGCGTGCACTACGCCGTGTGCACCGGCAACGTCATCTCGAGGCTGTTCGCCAAGTACCGGAGCAACGCATCCAAGACGCGTGAGATCCtgagcgcctgcgccgccgccggcgtggccgtcgccttcggCAGCCCCATAGGCGGCGTGCTCTTCTCTCTCGAGGAAATGTCCAACCACTTTCCCCTCAAGACCATGTGGCGCAGCTACTTTTGCGCGCTGGTCGCGACAGCCGTTCTCGCAGCCATGAATCCCTTCAGAACTGGCCAGCTCGTCATGTTCCAGGTCAAGTACGACCGAGACTGGCATTTCTTCGAGATACTCTTCtacatcatcatcggcgtcttcggcggcCTCTACGGCGCCTTTGTCATGAAGTGGAACTTGCGCGCGCAGGCCTTTCGGAAAAAGTACCTGTCCAAGTACGCCGTTCTGGAGGCGACGCTGTTGGCTGCTGGAacggccatcatcgcctACCCAAACGTCTTCCTTCGCATTGACATGACGGAGAGCATGGAGATTCTCTTCCTCGAGTGTGAGGGCGCCGAAGACTACCAGGGGCTATGCGAGCCAAACAAGCGCTTCTGGAACGTCGTGTCCCTCGTTCTGGCCACGGTGTTGAGGATTGTTTTGGTCATCATTTCCTACGGCTGCAAAGTCCCTGCGGGCATCTTCGTGCCATCCATGGCGATCGGGGCTTCTTTTGGGCGCACCGTCGGCATCATTGTCCAGGCCATGCACGAGGCGAACCCGCAGAGCGTCTTCTTTTCCGCTTGCAAGCCGGACGAGCCGTGCATCACCCCAGGCACGTACGCCTTCCTGGGCGCCGGAGCCGCGCTCAGCGGCATTATGCACATCACCGTGTCCGTAGTGGTCATCATGTTTGAGCTGACGGGCGCGCTGGACTACATCTTGCCTACCAtgatcgtcgtcggcgttaCAAAGGCCGTCAGCGACTTGTTTGGCAAGGGGGGCATCGCGGACCGCATGATCTGGTTCAACGGCTTCCCTTTTCTGGACAACAAGGAGGAGCATAACTTTGGCGTGCCCGTGTCACACGTCATGAGGACCTCGGTGGTCTCTCTGCCCGTCAGCGGCATGACCCTTGAGGAAATTGAGCTCCTGTTGGCCGACGACAAATATCAGGGGTTCCCCAttgtcgaggacgccaaCTCCAAGACGCTGGTGGGCTACATTGGCCGAACGGAGCTGCGGTATGCCATTGACCGTCTGCGCCGAGAGCAGCCCATCAGCGGCACTTGCAAGTGCGTCTTtgcgcctccgcccgccctcaGCTCGGTCACGCCGGTAACGCCAACCGTGACCGTCAACACGGACTCCATGTCGTCCACGACGCTGGACTTCAGCCGCTACGTCGACGCGACCCCAGTGACGGCCCACCCGCGGCTGCCCCTGGAGACGGTGTTGGAGCTGTTCCGCAAGATCGGGCCCCGCGTCATCCTGGTCGAGTACCACGGGAAGCTCAGCGGCCTTGTCACGGTCAAGGACTGCCTCAGGTACCAGTTcaaggtggaggcggcggagagccCCAAGGACGACCACCGGATCCTCGAGGGGCAGGAACAGCTCTGGGGCGTCCTTCGTAGGGCCGGAAACTGGGTCTCGGGCCGTCTATCGAGCGCGTCGGGAGGTAGGATACGGCTTAGCGGCCAGTTCGAGGACGCCACGGGCAgcggccgggtcggcggGGCGATTTTGGATGGGGACGAAGACGTGGGCGACGAAGGGGGGGTCGAGCTGGAAAGCAGACGATAG
- a CDS encoding DNA-directed DNA polymerase (EggNog:ENOG503P6Z5~COG:K), which produces MPYNTTAIPPRKEPTGQTQLPLSRVKKIIAQDRDVVQCSNNAAFVITCATEMFIQHLAEAALNQAKTERKPRRNIQYKDVANAVAHQDNLEFLEDVAPKTIPFKKVSAASREAQARMRGDKTAPAAADNGTHRRRSNPHANGLAAVNGNGSARGLGTAFSVALRDDRASAQADDPNEQLELEMRQAAGARARDGDVHMSG; this is translated from the exons ATGCCTTacaacaccaccgccatcccTCCGAGAAAGGAGCCCACCGGACAGACTCAGCTCCCCC TTTCTCGAGTAAAGAAGATCATTGCTCAAGACCGCGACGTCGTCCAGTGTTCCAACAACGCCGCCTTTGTAATCACCTGCGCGACT GAGATGTTTATTCAACACCTCGCTGAGGCAGCCCTCAATCAAGCCAAGACGGAGCGCAAGCCCCGTCGCAACATACAGTACAAGGACGTTG CCAACGCCGTGGCGCACCAGGACAACCTCGAGTTCCTAGAGGACGTCGCCCCCAAGACCATCCCCTTCAAAAAggtctcggcggcctcgcgggaGGCTCAAGCCCGCATGCGTGGTGACAAGAcggcccctgccgccgccgacaacggcACCCACCGCCGGCGCTCTAACCCGCATGCCAACGGCTTGGCCGCCGTGAACGGCAATGGAAGCGCACGCGGCCTCGGCACAGCCTTTAGCgtggcgctgcgcgacgacagAGCTTCGGCACAAGCAGATGACCCCAATGAGCAGTTGGAGTTGGAgatgcggcaggcggctggcgcgAGAGCCCGCGACGGGGACGTACATATGTCGGGGTAG
- the LEA1 gene encoding U2 snRNP complex subunit (EggNog:ENOG503NUHE~COG:A), protein MRLTAELIQDSLSYLNPLKERELDLRGQRIPAIENLGVAGPHDAIDFTDNDIQVLGNFPLSPRIQTLLLARNRVASIQVGLPKAIPNLKNLVLASNNIAELADLDVLAKFARLTHLVLVDNPVTKKEHYRYWVLWRCPTVRFLDYEKVKEAERERGRELFGTEEEPTALATQIMHKKTKTLETRANGAAAPSKLSRIKLTEEEKAKLQERIRNATSLQEIIALERELNEGRLPSGIQGDAMEE, encoded by the exons atgaggCTCACCGCGGAGCTCATCCAGGACTCCCTCTCCTACCTCAACCCGCTCAAGGAGCGCGAGCTTGATCTCCGAG GACAGAGAATCCCTGCCATTGAGAACCTAGGCGTTGCTGGC CCCCACGATGCCATCGACTTCACAGACAACGACATCCAGGTGCTGGGCAACTTCCCGCTGTCGCCGCGCATACAgacgttgctgctggcgcgcaaCCGCGTCGCCAGCATCCAGGTGGGCCTGCCCAAGGCCATACCCAACCTAAAGAACCTTGTTCTGGCGTCCAACAACATCGCCGAGCTTGCAGACCTTGACGTGCTGGCCAAGTTCGCTCGCCTAACGCAcctggtcctcgtcgacaacccCGTTACGAAGAAAGAA CACTACCGGTATTGGGTCCTCTGGCGCTGCCCGACCGTGCGGTTTCTCGACTACGAAAAGGTGAAGGAGGCAGAGAGGGAACGCGGACGCGAGCTGTTCggcacggaggaggagccgacGGCCCTGGCCACGCAGATCATGCACAAGAAGACCAAGACGCTCGAGACCCGGGCcaacggcgcggccgcgccgtcaaaGCTGTCGCGGATCAagctcaccgaggaggaAAAGGCAAAGCTGCAGGAACGCATAAGGAACGCGACGAGTCTGCAGGAGATTATTGCGTTGGAGCGGGAGCTCAACGAGGGCCGGCTACCGTCGGGCATCCAGGGCGATGCCATGGAGGAGTAG